A portion of the Algisphaera agarilytica genome contains these proteins:
- a CDS encoding D-sedoheptulose-7-phosphate isomerase, producing the protein MDVEKLLSDNLGALAELTQAMPALGPALLDATALLEASLTTGGKLLCCGNGGSACDSAHFTAEIAGRYKIERKGFPAIDLTADHSILTALINDYPPEQVFAKQVIAQGTAGDVFVGFTTSGNSQNVKLALDAAKAEGLKTIAFLGKGGGVCKGLADVELLVPSDVTARVQEMHLMLYHTICEALDPVLAALD; encoded by the coding sequence ATGGACGTAGAAAAACTCTTGAGCGACAACCTCGGTGCCTTGGCCGAGCTGACCCAGGCGATGCCCGCGCTCGGCCCGGCGCTGCTCGATGCGACCGCGTTGCTCGAGGCCTCGCTCACAACCGGCGGCAAGCTGCTGTGCTGCGGCAACGGCGGCAGCGCCTGCGACTCGGCCCACTTCACCGCCGAGATCGCGGGGCGCTACAAGATCGAGCGCAAAGGCTTCCCCGCGATCGACCTCACGGCCGACCACTCGATCCTCACCGCGCTCATCAACGACTACCCCCCCGAGCAGGTGTTCGCCAAGCAGGTCATCGCCCAGGGCACCGCGGGCGACGTCTTCGTCGGCTTCACCACCTCGGGCAACTCGCAGAACGTCAAACTCGCCCTCGACGCGGCAAAAGCGGAGGGTTTGAAAACGATCGCTTTCCTCGGCAAGGGCGGCGGGGTGTGCAAGGGCTTGGCGGATGTCGAACTACTCGTGCCGAGCGACGTGACCGCCCGCGTGCAGGAGATGCACCTGATGCTGTACCACACGATCTGTGAGGCGCTGGATCCGGTGTTGGCGGCGTTGGACTGA
- a CDS encoding esterase/lipase family protein: MQPLPPAKCLAVLLVLAPLLLAAGCTAPVQVSALDSYGQPGLTPHYNHVPADLADEIDAPELIDTLRRAKRVDGLLPSLASQRYLDAAEMAYGLITDPQTPEDDRELIIAEFYNRAVAGYIRNAPPNKADSRVEFDAQAFAGTDPQDWTAPDYFASYTPAADVRIEGLREHHVHHGFGAALIASRPNERDQPIEAHYPPEGIVRPLTAVLHFDKPGQPRLAIYDPRRVAEVALPVGESDSAEAMRLTLAADYSAPYAELLSRTQELASLGFAGMLDPSASEDRLGIYLLEPYDPDKTPLLMVHGLMSTPLTWIQATNDFYSDPELRERYQVWHFLYPTAPCPYYSAFMLRTKLDEIRLELDPELDDFATQDIVVIGHSMGGILTRTLVSDGTEKNWSFAFTAPPEELEGDPEVIQFIRDIYVYDHLPYVNRVVFVATPHRGSEFATNLIGRFGESLVRLPQECVDNTRTVARLNLDKLTPGYGPLLVNGPPSSIRTLEPSYPGSRAVDESPIRDGVIFHSIIGTRVDDYAELDDTSDGIVEYWSSHLDGTASEKLVPAGHNAHDHPDAIAEIKRILREHAGIPHEDSTLAQGQ, encoded by the coding sequence ATGCAACCGCTGCCCCCCGCCAAATGTCTTGCTGTGCTGTTGGTCCTCGCCCCGCTCCTGCTGGCCGCGGGGTGTACCGCGCCGGTCCAGGTCTCGGCCCTGGATTCCTACGGCCAGCCGGGGCTCACCCCGCACTACAACCACGTCCCCGCCGACCTCGCCGACGAGATCGACGCGCCCGAGCTGATCGACACGCTGCGTCGGGCCAAACGTGTCGATGGGCTGCTGCCCTCGTTGGCTTCGCAGCGCTACCTCGATGCCGCGGAGATGGCCTACGGCCTGATCACCGATCCCCAGACGCCCGAAGACGACCGGGAACTCATCATCGCCGAGTTCTATAACCGCGCGGTGGCGGGCTACATCCGCAACGCCCCGCCGAACAAGGCAGACAGCCGCGTCGAGTTTGATGCCCAGGCCTTCGCGGGCACCGACCCGCAGGACTGGACCGCCCCGGACTACTTCGCGTCGTACACGCCCGCCGCGGATGTGCGCATAGAAGGCCTGCGCGAACACCACGTGCACCACGGTTTCGGCGCCGCGCTGATCGCCTCACGCCCCAACGAACGCGATCAACCGATCGAAGCGCACTACCCGCCCGAGGGCATCGTCCGTCCGCTCACCGCGGTGCTGCACTTTGACAAGCCCGGCCAACCCCGCCTGGCGATCTACGACCCGCGCCGGGTTGCCGAGGTCGCCCTCCCGGTCGGCGAGAGCGACTCCGCCGAGGCCATGCGTTTGACGTTGGCCGCGGACTATTCCGCGCCGTACGCCGAGCTGCTCTCGCGCACGCAGGAGCTCGCCTCCCTCGGGTTCGCCGGGATGCTCGATCCCTCGGCCAGCGAGGACCGCCTGGGCATCTACCTGCTCGAACCCTACGACCCCGACAAGACCCCGCTCCTGATGGTCCACGGCCTGATGTCCACGCCCCTCACCTGGATCCAGGCGACCAACGATTTCTACAGCGACCCCGAGCTCCGCGAACGCTACCAGGTCTGGCACTTCCTCTACCCGACCGCGCCCTGCCCGTACTACTCGGCCTTCATGCTCCGCACCAAGCTCGACGAGATCCGCCTTGAGCTCGACCCCGAACTCGACGACTTCGCCACGCAGGACATCGTCGTCATCGGCCACTCCATGGGCGGCATCCTCACCCGCACCCTCGTGTCCGACGGCACCGAGAAAAACTGGTCCTTCGCCTTCACCGCGCCGCCCGAAGAACTCGAGGGCGACCCCGAGGTCATCCAGTTCATCCGCGACATCTACGTCTACGACCACCTGCCCTATGTGAACCGGGTCGTGTTCGTTGCGACGCCGCACCGCGGCTCGGAGTTCGCCACCAACCTCATCGGCCGGTTCGGCGAATCGTTGGTCCGGCTGCCCCAGGAGTGCGTCGACAACACCCGCACCGTCGCCCGGCTCAACCTCGACAAGCTCACCCCCGGCTACGGCCCGCTGCTGGTCAACGGCCCGCCGTCGTCCATCCGTACCCTCGAGCCGAGCTACCCCGGCTCCCGCGCGGTCGACGAAAGCCCGATCCGCGACGGCGTGATCTTCCACAGCATCATCGGCACCCGCGTCGACGACTACGCCGAGCTCGACGACACCTCCGACGGCATCGTCGAATACTGGTCGTCCCACCTCGACGGCACCGCCAGCGAAAAACTCGTTCCCGCCGGTCACAACGCCCACGACCACCCGGATGCGATTGCCGAGATCAAACGCATCCTCCGCGAACACGCCGGGATCCCGCACGAGGATTCAACGTTAGCCCAGGGTCAATGA
- a CDS encoding sodium:calcium antiporter, which translates to MPNTLTPIAASLMPAGIEHWLQEQSVVVLLVLAAFAMAVVIKGADWLVEGAAGIAKKLGMPEVVVGATIVSLGTTSPEAAVSVLAAFNGDAGLAIGNGVGSIIADTGLIFGLGCLMTRLPADKFVLSRQGWVQVGSAVILAGLCYFLWAIQGNDATIPRIAGIGFVVLLVGYLAISIKWARAHPSGEPHVVEETDGTVHTDHEIHAERGLGLLFGMGLAGLALVIASGDLLVGSVTIVAERWNVPDAVIASTIVALGTSLPELVTGLTAIRKGHPELLVGNVIGADILNVLFVIGVSACAAPLPLIDLSAEMPAIILLVMLPTMLIMLFYFRGCIALASSKGSFSKWMGVPLVAMYFAYLIVSYAVSV; encoded by the coding sequence ATGCCTAACACGCTCACCCCCATCGCCGCCTCGCTGATGCCCGCCGGGATTGAACACTGGCTGCAGGAGCAGTCAGTGGTGGTGCTGCTGGTCCTCGCCGCGTTCGCGATGGCGGTCGTGATCAAGGGGGCCGACTGGCTGGTCGAAGGGGCCGCGGGCATCGCCAAGAAGCTGGGCATGCCCGAGGTGGTCGTCGGCGCAACGATCGTTTCGCTGGGCACCACCTCCCCCGAAGCCGCAGTCAGCGTGCTCGCGGCGTTCAACGGCGACGCGGGTTTGGCGATCGGCAACGGCGTGGGCTCGATCATCGCCGACACCGGCCTGATCTTCGGCCTGGGCTGCCTCATGACCCGCCTCCCCGCCGACAAGTTCGTCCTCTCCCGCCAAGGCTGGGTGCAGGTCGGCAGTGCTGTCATCCTCGCCGGGCTCTGCTACTTCCTCTGGGCCATCCAGGGCAACGACGCCACCATCCCCCGCATCGCGGGTATCGGCTTCGTCGTGCTGCTCGTCGGGTACCTGGCCATCTCCATCAAATGGGCCCGCGCCCACCCCAGCGGCGAGCCGCACGTCGTCGAAGAAACCGACGGCACCGTCCACACCGACCACGAGATCCACGCCGAGCGCGGCCTGGGCCTGCTCTTCGGCATGGGGCTGGCCGGCCTCGCCCTGGTCATCGCCTCGGGCGACCTGCTCGTCGGTTCGGTCACGATCGTCGCTGAACGCTGGAACGTCCCCGACGCCGTGATCGCCTCGACCATCGTCGCCCTGGGCACCAGCCTCCCCGAACTCGTCACGGGCCTGACCGCCATCCGCAAGGGCCACCCCGAATTGCTCGTGGGCAACGTCATCGGGGCCGACATCCTCAACGTCCTGTTCGTCATCGGCGTCTCGGCCTGTGCCGCCCCGCTCCCGCTGATCGACCTGAGCGCGGAGATGCCCGCGATCATCCTGCTGGTCATGTTGCCGACCATGCTCATCATGCTCTTCTACTTCCGCGGCTGCATCGCGCTCGCCTCGTCCAAGGGTTCGTTCTCCAAGTGGATGGGCGTCCCACTCGTGGCGATGTACTTCGCATATCTAATCGTGTCGTACGCGGTCTCCGTGTGA
- the pyrE gene encoding orotate phosphoribosyltransferase produces MTHDQLIERIRDTALLHGDFTLRSGRKSKYYLDKYLFETQPDILAALGEKFAEVIKADDKGIDRLAGPELGGIPLVTAAAMATGLPMVLIRNAKKDYGTAKQFEGKLNEGDRVLITEDIATSGGQSIEAAKLLRDEMKVDVAKIVVVIDRQEGARENIEAEGFAFEALFTKSDLGIDE; encoded by the coding sequence ATGACCCACGACCAACTCATCGAACGCATCCGCGACACCGCCCTGCTGCACGGCGACTTCACCCTCCGCTCGGGCCGGAAGAGCAAGTACTACCTCGACAAGTACCTCTTCGAGACCCAGCCGGACATCCTCGCGGCCCTGGGCGAGAAGTTCGCCGAGGTGATCAAGGCCGACGACAAAGGCATCGACCGCCTCGCGGGCCCCGAGCTCGGCGGCATCCCGCTGGTCACCGCCGCCGCCATGGCCACCGGCCTGCCCATGGTGCTCATCCGCAACGCCAAGAAAGACTACGGCACCGCCAAGCAGTTCGAAGGCAAACTCAACGAAGGCGACCGCGTCCTCATCACCGAAGACATCGCCACCTCCGGCGGCCAGTCCATCGAAGCCGCCAAGCTCCTCCGCGACGAGATGAAAGTCGACGTCGCCAAGATCGTCGTCGTCATCGACCGGCAGGAGGGTGCCCGCGAGAACATCGAGGCCGAAGGGTTTGCGTTTGAGGCGTTGTTTACGAAGAGTGATTTGGGGATTGACGAGTAA
- the ruvB gene encoding Holliday junction branch migration DNA helicase RuvB yields the protein MATERIVTAASTDLNEETFNLSLRPQTLDDYVGQPALVEKLKITLEAVKQRSEPMEHVLLHGPPGLGKTTLSHIIANEMGTHVTVTAGPALTKGGDLVGTLTKLQRGDVLFIDEIHRLPAAVEEFIYPAMEDFKIDFTIDTGMHAKTIPITLKPFTLIGATTRAGLLSGPMRSRFGITHNLEFYNHDDLLSILQRSANLLGLTPLAPGSAGGPRGVEANPPAEPGAKGEVIEALATIADRSRGTPRIANRLLRRVRDFAQVKADGNLTPELVNDALKLEGVDHLGLDEIDRKYLTVIGTTYEGGPVGLEAVAATLGEDSGTLESMVEPYLLQIGFLARTRKGRMLTKAGAEHVGVKFRPAEDASADGGDGLF from the coding sequence ATGGCCACCGAACGCATCGTTACTGCCGCCTCGACCGACCTGAACGAAGAGACGTTCAACCTGTCGCTGCGCCCGCAGACCCTCGACGACTACGTCGGCCAGCCCGCCCTCGTCGAGAAGCTCAAGATCACCCTCGAAGCGGTCAAGCAGCGCAGCGAGCCGATGGAGCATGTCCTCCTCCACGGACCGCCCGGCCTGGGCAAGACCACGCTCTCCCACATCATCGCCAACGAGATGGGCACCCACGTCACGGTGACGGCCGGGCCGGCGCTCACCAAGGGTGGCGACCTGGTCGGCACGCTGACCAAGCTCCAGCGTGGCGACGTCCTGTTCATCGACGAGATCCACCGCTTGCCCGCGGCGGTCGAAGAGTTCATCTACCCGGCGATGGAAGACTTCAAGATCGACTTCACCATCGACACCGGCATGCACGCCAAGACCATCCCGATCACGCTCAAGCCGTTCACGTTGATCGGCGCGACGACGCGGGCGGGCCTGCTGTCCGGGCCGATGCGGTCGCGCTTCGGGATCACGCACAACCTCGAGTTCTACAACCACGACGACCTGCTGAGCATTTTGCAACGCAGCGCGAATCTATTGGGCCTGACCCCCTTAGCCCCCGGCTCTGCCGGGGGGCCTCGGGGTGTTGAAGCGAACCCCCCGGCAGAGCCGGGGGCTAAGGGGGAAGTGATCGAAGCTTTGGCGACGATCGCCGACCGCTCGCGCGGCACGCCGCGGATCGCCAACCGTTTGCTCCGCCGGGTGCGCGACTTTGCGCAGGTGAAGGCCGATGGCAACCTCACGCCCGAACTCGTGAACGATGCGCTCAAACTCGAAGGTGTCGATCACCTCGGCCTCGACGAGATCGACCGCAAGTACCTCACCGTCATCGGCACGACCTACGAGGGCGGCCCCGTCGGGCTCGAAGCGGTGGCGGCAACACTGGGCGAGGATTCGGGGACGCTGGAATCGATGGTCGAGCCGTACCTACTGCAGATCGGGTTTTTGGCGCGGACGCGCAAGGGCCGGATGTTGACAAAGGCCGGGGCCGAGCACGTGGGCGTGAAGTTCCGCCCGGCGGAGGATGCGTCGGCGGATGGCGGCGACGGGCTGTTCTGA
- a CDS encoding ABC transporter permease, translating to MSTAQVPVSSPPMSSPTPADTPGDAGRDVTWPAVAALWKREVKRFFRQRNRVIGAVATPVVFWLLLGLGLNETFRVSPGSTPGETGTEAADGIGYLEFFFPGMVVMMVLFTAIFSTISVIEDRKEGFLQGVLASPAKRWAIVLGKVLGGASIATVQGVVLLAIWCVFFAWPGVVNLVAAVGVMFVIAVGLTGLGLLIAWPMDSTAGFHAIMNLLLMPMWFLCGAVFPVETAGPMKWVMYANPLTYGNTTFAWALQGDDAVGIGMSNWIAAVLMVIATIAAVAGATKLASKAGKA from the coding sequence ATGAGTACGGCTCAAGTCCCTGTGTCTTCCCCCCCGATGTCCAGCCCCACGCCCGCCGACACCCCCGGCGACGCGGGGCGCGACGTGACCTGGCCCGCGGTGGCCGCGCTGTGGAAACGCGAAGTCAAGCGGTTCTTCCGGCAGCGCAACCGCGTCATCGGCGCGGTCGCCACCCCCGTGGTCTTCTGGCTGCTGCTGGGCCTGGGGCTCAACGAGACCTTCCGCGTCTCCCCCGGAAGCACCCCCGGCGAAACGGGCACCGAAGCAGCGGACGGCATCGGCTACCTCGAATTCTTCTTCCCCGGCATGGTCGTGATGATGGTGCTGTTCACCGCGATCTTCTCGACGATCTCCGTCATCGAAGACCGCAAGGAAGGTTTTCTGCAGGGCGTGCTCGCGTCGCCCGCCAAGCGGTGGGCGATCGTGCTGGGCAAGGTGCTGGGCGGGGCGAGCATCGCGACAGTGCAGGGCGTGGTGCTGCTGGCGATCTGGTGCGTGTTCTTCGCCTGGCCGGGCGTGGTGAACCTCGTCGCCGCCGTCGGCGTGATGTTTGTCATCGCGGTCGGGCTGACGGGTCTGGGATTGCTGATCGCCTGGCCGATGGACTCGACCGCCGGGTTCCACGCGATCATGAACCTGCTGCTGATGCCGATGTGGTTTTTATGCGGTGCGGTATTCCCCGTCGAGACCGCGGGGCCGATGAAGTGGGTGATGTACGCCAACCCGCTGACCTATGGCAACACGACGTTTGCCTGGGCGCTGCAGGGTGACGACGCGGTGGGCATCGGCATGTCCAACTGGATCGCGGCCGTGCTCATGGTGATCGCGACGATCGCCGCCGTGGCGGGGGCGACGAAGCTGGCGTCGAAAGCGGGGAAGGCGTGA
- a CDS encoding fasciclin domain-containing protein has protein sequence MKALSLSGIALALAATFGLTANTVLAGDSGCEYGNKAAKADIVDTAVSAGTFNTLVAAVQAADLVDTLKSEGPFTVMAPTDEAFAKLPEGTVETLLKPENKDQLVAILTYHVIPAKAKAEDALKMGEAPTVQGGTLGFAVVDGQAQVNGINIVATDIKTSNGIIHVIDQVLLPESAE, from the coding sequence ATGAAAGCTCTTAGCCTCTCCGGAATCGCTCTCGCCCTCGCCGCCACCTTCGGCCTGACCGCCAACACCGTCCTCGCCGGCGACAGCGGATGTGAATACGGCAACAAGGCCGCCAAGGCCGACATCGTCGACACCGCCGTCTCGGCGGGCACGTTCAACACGCTCGTCGCCGCGGTGCAGGCCGCCGACCTCGTGGACACGCTCAAGAGCGAAGGCCCGTTCACCGTCATGGCTCCGACCGATGAAGCCTTCGCCAAGCTGCCCGAAGGCACCGTCGAGACCCTACTCAAGCCGGAAAACAAGGACCAACTCGTTGCGATCCTGACCTACCACGTGATCCCTGCCAAGGCCAAGGCCGAGGACGCACTGAAGATGGGTGAAGCGCCCACCGTCCAGGGCGGAACCCTCGGCTTCGCCGTGGTTGATGGCCAAGCCCAGGTCAACGGCATCAACATCGTCGCCACCGACATCAAGACCAGCAACGGCATCATCCACGTCATTGACCAGGTGCTGCTGCCCGAAAGCGCTGAGTAA
- a CDS encoding SDR family NAD(P)-dependent oxidoreductase, with the protein MPRNLRDKVILISGASAGIGKATALACAWEGMNVSIFARRASKLQGVAKQVSDLNQRAHFFTGNIANPEDVKAWVSEAYDTFGRVDAVYANAGYGFITPVMDMTLTEHRAMFEVNYFGTVHLLRQAMPYLANTEDGLKHMLVCSSCLSEVGPPGSGVYAATKAAQDMLAQSMRAELAGEGFSVTSVHPVGTKTEFFEQAKRQTPDEHADRIETPSFLMQTPEHVAKRIVGSLKRPKAEVWPMRTARFAAAVATAFPGFTAWALRRGYEKKTAKAASAAQRSGDAEPTKGP; encoded by the coding sequence ATGCCCCGCAACCTCCGCGACAAAGTCATCCTCATCTCCGGTGCCAGTGCTGGCATTGGCAAGGCCACGGCCCTCGCCTGCGCGTGGGAGGGGATGAATGTTTCGATCTTCGCCCGCCGGGCCAGCAAGCTCCAGGGCGTCGCCAAGCAGGTCTCGGACCTCAACCAGCGGGCCCACTTCTTCACCGGCAACATCGCCAACCCCGAGGACGTCAAGGCCTGGGTCAGCGAGGCGTATGACACCTTCGGCCGGGTCGACGCGGTCTACGCCAACGCGGGCTACGGCTTCATCACCCCGGTCATGGACATGACCCTCACCGAACACCGCGCGATGTTCGAGGTCAACTACTTCGGCACCGTGCACCTCTTGCGGCAAGCGATGCCCTACCTAGCGAACACCGAGGACGGGCTGAAGCACATGCTCGTGTGCTCTTCGTGCCTGAGCGAGGTCGGCCCGCCGGGGTCGGGGGTGTACGCCGCGACCAAGGCGGCGCAGGACATGCTCGCCCAGTCGATGCGGGCCGAGCTGGCGGGCGAGGGGTTCAGCGTGACGTCGGTCCACCCCGTGGGCACGAAGACCGAGTTCTTCGAGCAGGCCAAACGGCAGACGCCGGACGAGCACGCCGACCGAATCGAGACGCCGAGCTTCCTGATGCAGACGCCCGAGCACGTGGCGAAGCGGATCGTTGGATCGCTGAAGCGGCCCAAGGCCGAGGTCTGGCCGATGCGGACTGCGCGTTTTGCCGCGGCGGTCGCGACCGCGTTCCCGGGGTTCACCGCGTGGGCGCTGCGCCGGGGCTACGAGAAGAAGACCGCCAAGGCCGCGAGCGCGGCGCAGCGTTCGGGTGATGCCGAGCCGACGAAAGGACCGTGA
- a CDS encoding SCO family protein produces the protein MISLEAEALPELWPAPDFTLTNQAGETVTRDDLLGQVWAADFFFTSCPGICPMLSANMQGLNADLADHPKRSDLRLVSFSLDPEHDTVEVLAEYSEAIEAPPSDWLFLTGQRQAIWDLSINGFKLEVQDTPDDPANPILHSGKVVLVDRQGMVRGYYDGLLPEGIKQLQADLELLLAE, from the coding sequence ATGATTTCGCTGGAAGCGGAGGCCCTCCCCGAACTCTGGCCCGCCCCCGACTTCACCCTCACCAACCAAGCGGGCGAAACCGTCACCCGCGACGACCTGCTCGGCCAGGTCTGGGCGGCCGACTTCTTCTTCACCAGCTGCCCCGGCATCTGCCCGATGTTGTCCGCCAACATGCAGGGCCTCAATGCCGATCTCGCCGACCACCCCAAGCGTAGTGACCTGCGGCTGGTGAGTTTCAGCCTCGACCCCGAGCACGACACCGTCGAAGTGCTCGCCGAGTATTCCGAGGCGATCGAAGCCCCGCCGTCCGACTGGCTGTTCCTCACCGGGCAGCGCCAGGCGATCTGGGACCTGTCGATCAATGGCTTCAAGCTCGAAGTCCAGGACACGCCCGACGACCCGGCCAACCCGATCCTGCACTCGGGCAAAGTCGTCCTGGTCGATCGCCAGGGCATGGTCCGCGGCTACTACGACGGCCTGCTCCCCGAGGGCATCAAACAACTGCAAGCCGACCTCGAACTCCTGCTGGCCGAATGA
- a CDS encoding glutaminase domain-containing protein, whose product MQLMSWMIGRLGSRFGLMFEPYERRVMHSALGRFLDQPLDLAVGLIEPDGRQRVLPFTKDNDNDGVDQFANCEQFDRINSTTFRGYSERYGLRFEMNIHSVFYPQNERLCVMPAFYLEMRVNPLRRFRLVKRVGEAPGKVKLFIRLRRPETELSASDNTIRMAYDIPLKPADPWERPRPVSELAKEVPTVHAEDRIVSLNPGCEVTPCGQGLTLDLPVTRSGSGTKWRLVWASHVAEPVLTVKREGEIHQAKLRYNQHWPDVDAVAQEAIKTRDERLALSRRFEKLLEQAPLDASQRHLNNQSFQNFLCNTFWCDTIPSPEATEGLLSEPLEWFSVWDGSPTYHSALDVEYNNSLFYLAVWPRLLKVQLRQWVERSEPHEPSGGRVMRHDLGVGMTATDSAYDHRMPVEENANFLLLLETLVRWTGDKQTASAYLDVAWELARYLIWTDRDASGFPTEGVANAMVDAAAAMQYARKQTYLAVKRVAALRAAAGMFRRSLELDKARECEQLVERDTRKIEEAAWLGDHYAVAVDKSAVELTDPVTGEPLEIDELPGWDAYSIYTANGLLLPELIGQPPLLDRDRLTRDVYRSNRECNGRYGDGHSSLEPNNPRISQNIWRDLLARYLRLGGESSAQQYWDLQVMSNTHSQSLGYTDTYIHNRLHNYPRGVVTMGYYLATPRLMIDRLAPGAVGTYITVDPDRHTPQRWPLLPLADWQAGKIPVCVVQGDGRVLIEAITDPVVIQGEENESGGAIPGTQLIG is encoded by the coding sequence ATGCAGTTGATGTCTTGGATGATTGGTCGGCTGGGGAGCCGCTTCGGCCTGATGTTTGAGCCGTACGAGCGACGGGTGATGCACTCGGCGTTGGGTCGGTTTCTGGATCAGCCGTTGGACTTGGCGGTCGGCCTGATCGAGCCGGACGGGCGTCAGCGCGTCCTGCCGTTCACCAAAGACAACGACAACGACGGCGTCGACCAGTTCGCCAACTGCGAGCAGTTCGACCGCATCAATTCCACCACCTTCCGCGGCTACAGCGAACGCTACGGCCTGCGGTTCGAGATGAACATCCACAGCGTCTTTTACCCGCAGAACGAGCGGCTCTGCGTCATGCCCGCGTTCTACCTGGAGATGCGCGTCAACCCGCTCCGCCGGTTCCGGTTGGTCAAGCGGGTCGGCGAGGCGCCGGGCAAGGTGAAGTTGTTCATCCGGCTGCGCCGCCCCGAGACGGAGCTGAGCGCTTCGGACAACACGATCCGTATGGCGTACGACATCCCGCTGAAGCCCGCCGACCCGTGGGAGCGGCCGCGCCCGGTGAGCGAGCTCGCCAAGGAGGTGCCGACGGTTCACGCCGAGGACCGGATCGTGTCGTTGAACCCGGGCTGCGAGGTGACGCCGTGTGGCCAGGGCTTGACGCTGGACCTGCCGGTGACGCGTTCGGGTTCGGGGACCAAGTGGCGGCTGGTGTGGGCGTCGCACGTGGCCGAGCCCGTGCTGACGGTGAAGCGAGAGGGTGAGATCCACCAAGCCAAGCTGCGCTACAACCAGCACTGGCCGGACGTGGACGCGGTCGCCCAGGAAGCGATCAAGACCCGCGACGAGCGTTTGGCGTTGTCCCGCCGGTTTGAAAAGCTGCTCGAGCAGGCCCCGCTCGACGCTTCGCAGCGGCACCTGAATAACCAGTCGTTTCAGAACTTCCTGTGCAACACCTTCTGGTGCGACACGATCCCGTCGCCCGAGGCGACCGAGGGGTTGTTGTCCGAGCCGCTGGAATGGTTCAGCGTGTGGGACGGCTCGCCGACGTATCACTCGGCGTTGGATGTGGAATACAACAACTCGCTGTTCTACCTCGCGGTATGGCCGCGGCTGCTGAAGGTGCAATTGCGTCAATGGGTCGAGCGGTCCGAGCCCCACGAACCGTCGGGCGGCCGGGTGATGCGCCACGACCTGGGCGTGGGGATGACCGCGACCGACAGCGCCTACGACCACCGCATGCCCGTGGAGGAGAACGCCAACTTCCTGCTGCTGTTGGAGACGCTCGTCCGCTGGACCGGCGACAAGCAGACCGCCTCGGCCTACCTCGACGTGGCCTGGGAACTCGCCCGCTATCTGATCTGGACCGACCGCGACGCCTCGGGCTTCCCGACCGAGGGCGTGGCCAACGCTATGGTCGACGCCGCCGCGGCGATGCAATACGCCCGCAAGCAGACCTACCTCGCGGTGAAGCGGGTCGCGGCGCTGCGGGCCGCCGCGGGCATGTTCCGCCGCAGCCTCGAGCTCGACAAGGCCCGGGAGTGCGAGCAGCTGGTCGAGCGTGACACCCGCAAGATCGAAGAAGCCGCCTGGCTGGGCGATCACTACGCCGTGGCCGTGGACAAGAGCGCCGTTGAACTCACCGACCCCGTCACCGGAGAGCCGTTGGAGATCGACGAGCTGCCCGGCTGGGACGCCTACTCCATCTACACCGCCAACGGCTTGCTGCTGCCCGAACTCATCGGCCAGCCCCCGCTGCTCGACCGCGACCGCCTCACCCGCGATGTCTACCGCAGCAACCGCGAGTGCAACGGCCGCTACGGCGACGGTCACTCCTCGCTCGAGCCCAACAACCCCCGCATCTCCCAGAACATCTGGCGCGACCTCCTGGCCCGCTACCTGCGCCTCGGCGGCGAGTCTTCCGCCCAGCAGTACTGGGACCTGCAGGTCATGAGCAACACCCACTCCCAGAGCCTGGGCTACACCGACACCTACATCCACAACCGCCTGCACAACTACCCCCGCGGCGTGGTCACCATGGGCTACTACCTCGCCACGCCCCGCCTGATGATCGACCGCCTCGCCCCCGGCGCGGTGGGCACCTACATCACCGTTGACCCCGACCGCCACACCCCGCAGCGCTGGCCGCTCCTGCCGCTGGCCGACTGGCAGGCGGGCAAGATCCCGGTCTGCGTCGTGCAGGGCGACGGCCGCGTGCTGATCGAGGCCATCACCGACCCCGTCGTGATCCAGGGCGAGGAAAACGAGTCCGGCGGCGCGATCCCCGGCACCCAGCTGATCGGCTGA